A segment of the Halorubrum sp. BV1 genome:
AGGCTGACCACCCCATCGTGAATTGAATGATTAGTATTCATTATACCGGTGAACATATTTTTATTGATAGGATGCTTCCTAATTACAATAAGTCTATCAACAGTTTGGTTACAAAGGTATAGGTCGGATTCCTCCCGAATGGGATTCCGCCACTTGTTCAATACGCAGCTACCCCTCAGAACAGGTAAGAAGCCCCACGATTTGGGGGGAACAAACCTATTCATCGGGTTACTATTATGCGCCAAGAACATAACATCGAACAGCCGTTAGATAATCTCAATCAGGCCTCAGAGTACATTGAAAACAGCGTGTGCCCCGAGTGTTCAGGTCAAATCACTCATAACGATACCGGAGGTGAATCAACTTGTGAAGATTGTGGGTTGATTTTCAAGGAAAACCGGATCGATCATGGTCCAGAGTGGCGTGCGTTCACGTCAGAGGAGCGCGATGAGAAGAGTCGTGTTGGTTCCCCAACAACACGGCTGATGCATGATAAGGGTTTAAGTACAACTATCGGCTGGCGAGATGAGGACGCTAACGGAAAATCAGTTCCTGATGGTCAACGCGCTCTGTTACAGCGTCTTCGGATGTGGGATGAACGGTTTCGAGCAAAAAATTCTCATGAACGAAATCTTAAACAAGCATTCGGTGAAATAAACCGGATGGCGTCTGCACTCGGCCTTCCGAAATCAATCCGAGAAACAGCGGGTATCCTATACAGACGTGCTGTAGAGAAGGACTTACTACCCGGCCGATCGATTGAAGGGATGTCAACAGCTTCGCTGTACGCGGCTACACGACAGCATGGAATGCCACGGCCATTAGAAGAATTCTCTGATGTGAGTCGTGTTAAAAAAATCCGAGTCCAGCGAGCGTATCGATATCTATCCCGTGAACTTGAGTTAAAAATTGAACCGGAGCTTCCGACTCAATTTCTTCCACAATTCGCTTCATCACTTGGCGTGAGCGATGAAGCGGAACAGCGTTCTCGAGAAATTCTTGAGGTTGCGACAGAAAATGGGGTACACAGTGGGAAGAACCCGGCAGGATTAGCGGCTGCTGCGTTATATGCTGCGACCCATCTTACGAACGAACAGCTCACACAAGAGACTGTGAGCGAAGTCGCCCACATAAGCCAAGTTACAATACAAAATCGATATAAGGAGCTTCTCGAAGTGTACGAAAAGGATATATAAAATAGCAATTTGTTGTATAATAATGGATATTGGGTCATACAAATTTAATTTAATATGAATGATTTCCAGACACAGACAGAAGGTGGGTTATGTATCACATCTCATGAAATATTAATTCATGATACGTTTCCTATCCCTGCTCGCTCTGTAGGGGAATATAAGATCCATCTGAAAATAATGAACCCCGACTCAGAGATCAATACAAAATATACTCCTCTCAATATTATGTCACTAAGTCTTCGCTCACCTCTCTATTCTTTCAAATCGTTACTTTTGAGCTGGGAATCGAGACTTTTCCCAGCCCTGCTTCATCAGGAGAACCGTCAAAAAACAATCGGACACTATTTTTCGTCCAATGTATTTAATTGAATTATGGGAAATAATTCAGCGGCATCCGAGGACGCACCGGCGTTACAGGAAGTCCTTGATGCGCTGGATGATCCCGACTGTCGTTCCATCCTCCGCCAAACCGTTGAACCCATGACCGCGAACGAATTGAATGATGTCTGTGACATCCCAAAGTCGACGTTGTATCGTAAATTAGAATTACTCAGTTCCGCTTCCCTTGTCCGAGAGTGGGATACGATCAATTCCGGGGGTGGACGTGTTACCCATTACAAAAGATCATTCGATAACGTGATGATATCTGTGGACGATACAGGCGAGTTTTCGGTGAGTATTGAGCGGCCCCCACAGTCCACCGATGAACGGCTTGTAGATATCTGGTCGATGATGGGAGACGAAGTATGAACGGCGTCATCACGGCGATTGCAGTCGTCAAGTTCGTAATCCTGTTTCTCGGTGGCGGGATCACCTACATTGCATTTAAGGCCTATCGACGCACGGGTGAGGATTCACTACGTGTCCTTGGTGTCGGGTTCGGTATTATCACACTCGGGGCAATCCTGACTGGCGTGGCCAACCAGTTCTTTTCTGTCGGATTGGCCCTCGGCGTGCTCATCAACAGCCTGTTCGTTGCCCTTGGTCTCGCGGTTATCATGTACTCGCTGTATATCCAGAAATGAACCCCGTTCCTGATCTCCGTGGGGCAGCTATCCAATCCTTTTCGGCGTGGTTCTGTTCGTTCTCACGCTTGTTAGCAGTACAATGCTCGCCCCTGCGATTGGGACGGCTTCGGAGATAAACCAGACGTCCCAAACCTTGGTCGAGTCTCAGAGGGGTGGTCCAGGCTGGCACGAATGCGGCATAGCGTCTACCTCCTCAACGGTACGAACACTACGTGACGTGAATCGAGTGCTGATAGCTATTTTTAACGTCACCCAAACAGAGAACGGAACAGTGTTAGCCGGGTTCATGGACAGCGGGTACGCTTCGTGCGGATCAGACGAGTCTCCCTGTACCCGAACGGGATTCCGAGTCATTGACCCCGGGAAAGACCTGCAGGTGCTTTCGGGGTATAGCTTCCCGGTGCGAACGAACAAGAACAGCGTAGTCCACGATGTCGAACGACTCGAATCGGGTGAATATTTGGTCACCGATATGGAGTACAAGCGTATCTTTACTGTCAAGAACGGCGAAGTCACGTGGCAGTGGAATGCGAGTTCGTTCTACGACGCCCCACAAGATCCGACAACGACCGACTGGCTACACATCAACGACGTGGGCGTCACCAGCACCGGACACTATCTCGTCTCAGTGCGGAACGCCAACCAGCTTCTCGTCATCAAGCGCGGAGAGGGTGTCGTCGACGTCAACAACAAAGACACGACCGATTCAAACGAGACCAACTGTCATATATCATGCCAGTTAGCCGACTATGACAGTGATGGCGATATTCGATGTGGCGACCCTGACGTGCTCAACCACCAGCACAATCCTCAGTGGCTCGGGGATGATGCCGTCCTCGTCGCTGATAGCGAGCACGACTGGGTCGTCGAACTCCACCGGACTGAGAATGGGAGTGTGGAACCAGCGTGGACACTCGACCGTGCTGGTGGTATCACGTTTAATTGGCCTCAAGATGCTGATCATCTCCCGAACGGGAATACATTGATCACAGACACGTTGAATCGCCGGTTTGTCGAAGTAAACGAATCAGGAAAGGTGGTCTGGAGCGTCCAAACTGAGCGTATTCCATATGAAGCAGGTCGCCTCCCAGTTGGTGAATCTGGCGAGGGGCCCGGTACACGAGTGATGGAGGTGGCGTTGGAAGTGTCAATAAAGACGTGCCGGCTCTCTCACTGCTGCTCGTAGGGCTTCGAGCCGTCATTACCTCTACGGCCTTCTGGTTTCGGGAACCACAACTCGGACTAACGATAGTCTCCGCGCTCCTCAACGTCGCCGGTGGAATTGACCATCGTCGGACCTAATCAATCAACGGTGAGGTACCCAATCACATCTCTGTACGATTCCAACTCGACCAAGGAGAGTTCGTAGGCTTCTTTTTATCACCCCCAGAGACGGTTAACCTCTTTTCACCAACTTCATTTTGATACACCTACTTCGCCTGCTGCGATAAGATGAACTCGGGCTTGTTTAGACGCGGTGGAATCACCGTTTCCGGTCTCTATCCAAACCACCAAAGCGGATTGAGAGGCACTCACGGACAGATCCTGTTGACCCCAACAGAGCCACTAACCAACCAATTCAGAAGCGTCCAAACAAGGCCGATGAACTCTATTATCACAATTACAGAAAATTGATGTAACCGACTCTCTCAATGATCCCCAAGTATTAAATTAGATGGGTCTAAATAACGGTCTAAATGGATTCGAGTCCAGTAGTTGAGGACACCCTCAAAACGATCTACCACCTCCAGCAGGAAGCGGGTCCACCGGTGTCAACATCTGATATTGCCGATCGGCTCGATAAGGCACAGGCGACGGTTACGAGTACGCTTGACCGACTTGAAGCGCAGGGACTGATCGCACGCGAACCGTACCATGGAAGCGAACTCACCGACGACGGCAAAACCGTTGCGGTCGAAGTACTCCGGCATCACCGGCTCCTCGAAACCTATCTGGCCGACCACCTCGATTACCCTTGGGAACAGGTCCACGAGGAAGCCGACAGACTCGAACACCACATCAGCGAGGAGTTCGAACGGCGGCTCGCCGAGACACTCGAAAACCCCCGGCGAGACCCCCACGGCGATCCGATTCCAAGCGAAGACCTAGAGCCGCCGAATCAGGACCCGATGACACCCCTGTCAGCCTGTGAGGTCGGCGATCGAGTGGTCATCACTCGCGTTAGCGATCGCAACGAGAACGACCTCGCATACTTGGCCGACGTCGGGATCACGCCGGGCACAGCTGTCCGTATTGTTGACATCGCCCCGTTCGGAATGCTTACTCTCGCTGTCGACGATACTGAGCAAGCCATTCCCGAAGGGGTTGCGACGTCGATCCGAGTGACCCCCGTGAACGACGCCGACGACTCGGGTAGCGTTGAGCACCGGGGTGACGCATGACGCCATTTCTGGAGATCGTCGTAATCGCGGCCATCGCACAGCTCACCGTACTGCCAGGGGAGAAAGTCCAGTTCATTATCGCCGGACTGTCGACCCGGTTCAAGCCACTGCTGGTTGTCGCGGCGGCCGGGACGGCATTCGCGGGCTGGACCGTCCTCGAGATCCTGTTCGGCCAGGCGCTCCAGCAGGCGCTCCCGGGCGTCGTCCTCGACGGGATTACGGCGGCGCTCTTCCTGCTGTTCGCGGTGTTACTCGTCCGGTCAGCACCTGGCAGCCATACTGTCCCAGTCGAGAGCGGCACACAGACGGATGGTGGCGTCGTCGGGACACGAATCACGGATATCAACCCGGAGTTCGAAGCGTTCGGCTACACGATCGGCGGGCAACTGGGCGAATTTCTCACCATCTTCGCGATGATGGCTGCTGGGGAGTTCGGCGATAAGACCCAGCTTGTCACCATCGGGCTGGCGGCACAGTACGGGGCTAGTGCCGCGATCTGGGCGGGTGAAATGTTGGTCATCATCCCGGTGAGCCTTGCGAACGCGTACTTCTTCCACACGTTCTCACACCGCTTCGACGTCCGGAAGGCCCACTACGCCGGCGCGGCACTGTTTGCGTTCTTTGGGGTGGATACGATCTTAGGGATAGCGACCGGCCCGGAAGCGGTGTTCGGTCACAACAGCCTCTGGGAGGCGATCGTCAGCGCCGCTTCGGATGCGCTCCTCGCAGTCGTGTGACCACTTCTCGCTTGCCGTACTACGGTGGAACTGTTGATTCCTCATCGAAACTCACGGCAGAGACGTATCTCATCCGCTGGGATGCCAATCTTCCGGGGCGAGAACGTGCTGTTTGCGGTACGGGAACCGAAGCCTATCTGTCACTCATCCCTTCTCGGAAAGCCAGTCGAGCGCTCTCTCGCGCTCGATACTGTCGAAATATCGCATCTCGTCGGGCGCGACCGGCCAGATCGGCCGGATGACACGCCACCAGTCAAAGAGCAGCGTCGCCCACCTCGAATCGCCGACTGCGGCGTACCGGTCGATATCGAAGTCAGGGCCGTACCGGAGATCGGGAATCACCCCGTGGAGATGT
Coding sequences within it:
- a CDS encoding transcription initiation factor IIB family protein, which translates into the protein MRQEHNIEQPLDNLNQASEYIENSVCPECSGQITHNDTGGESTCEDCGLIFKENRIDHGPEWRAFTSEERDEKSRVGSPTTRLMHDKGLSTTIGWRDEDANGKSVPDGQRALLQRLRMWDERFRAKNSHERNLKQAFGEINRMASALGLPKSIRETAGILYRRAVEKDLLPGRSIEGMSTASLYAATRQHGMPRPLEEFSDVSRVKKIRVQRAYRYLSRELELKIEPELPTQFLPQFASSLGVSDEAEQRSREILEVATENGVHSGKNPAGLAAAALYAATHLTNEQLTQETVSEVAHISQVTIQNRYKELLEVYEKDI
- a CDS encoding helix-turn-helix domain-containing protein: MGNNSAASEDAPALQEVLDALDDPDCRSILRQTVEPMTANELNDVCDIPKSTLYRKLELLSSASLVREWDTINSGGGRVTHYKRSFDNVMISVDDTGEFSVSIERPPQSTDERLVDIWSMMGDEV
- a CDS encoding arylsulfotransferase family protein, whose protein sequence is MNRVLIAIFNVTQTENGTVLAGFMDSGYASCGSDESPCTRTGFRVIDPGKDLQVLSGYSFPVRTNKNSVVHDVERLESGEYLVTDMEYKRIFTVKNGEVTWQWNASSFYDAPQDPTTTDWLHINDVGVTSTGHYLVSVRNANQLLVIKRGEGVVDVNNKDTTDSNETNCHISCQLADYDSDGDIRCGDPDVLNHQHNPQWLGDDAVLVADSEHDWVVELHRTENGSVEPAWTLDRAGGITFNWPQDADHLPNGNTLITDTLNRRFVEVNESGKVVWSVQTERIPYEAGRLPVGESGEGPGTRVMEVALEVSIKTCRLSHCCS
- a CDS encoding metal-dependent transcriptional regulator, which gives rise to MDSSPVVEDTLKTIYHLQQEAGPPVSTSDIADRLDKAQATVTSTLDRLEAQGLIAREPYHGSELTDDGKTVAVEVLRHHRLLETYLADHLDYPWEQVHEEADRLEHHISEEFERRLAETLENPRRDPHGDPIPSEDLEPPNQDPMTPLSACEVGDRVVITRVSDRNENDLAYLADVGITPGTAVRIVDIAPFGMLTLAVDDTEQAIPEGVATSIRVTPVNDADDSGSVEHRGDA
- a CDS encoding TMEM165/GDT1 family protein; protein product: MTPFLEIVVIAAIAQLTVLPGEKVQFIIAGLSTRFKPLLVVAAAGTAFAGWTVLEILFGQALQQALPGVVLDGITAALFLLFAVLLVRSAPGSHTVPVESGTQTDGGVVGTRITDINPEFEAFGYTIGGQLGEFLTIFAMMAAGEFGDKTQLVTIGLAAQYGASAAIWAGEMLVIIPVSLANAYFFHTFSHRFDVRKAHYAGAALFAFFGVDTILGIATGPEAVFGHNSLWEAIVSAASDALLAVV
- a CDS encoding STAS/SEC14 domain-containing protein — its product is MAHAAPNRMFEVLDETNEKIVAIRVGRGSRAGYRELYSLLVEKSDQHGRIHVYEEVPNWTFGTFLTHLHGVIPDLRYGPDFDIDRYAAVGDSRWATLLFDWWRVIRPIWPVAPDEMRYFDSIERERALDWLSEKG